The following coding sequences are from one Beggiatoa alba B18LD window:
- a CDS encoding zonular occludens toxin domain-containing protein: MSVVAVCGLPRHGKSYQVCSKFIPEALLGGRDVVTNIVLLEDNIRKYLIEEKGANPDKLGRVRYFKTEDVFDSLFFPTEDNQGKGCFIHAGDLVVIDEVWKYFDTGVKVSREALAFLRYHGHFKHAQTGITCDVILITQDVTSLPRSVKNLIELTIHITKLVEAGLRNAFVIRHFQQTTIQGRNAVKLGEDRSIFDKRFFAFYKSHDGDVDVKANELIVDKRQVIWNSKFFKFAMPLVALMFIGGLFVFYRIIAGLEDKAKASNEPILEPASVSASNQSGVTRTRLQKPQKPEKPVYSGASILGHYTVGNDLYVWIVQDNRPRLLINPLNFRIYNMRLEGSYKGEILDSFSGERYHLDDDDGGGTTLDLKVPSLK, translated from the coding sequence ATGTCCGTCGTCGCTGTCTGTGGCTTGCCACGTCATGGTAAAAGTTATCAAGTCTGTTCTAAATTCATTCCTGAAGCCTTACTCGGTGGGCGTGATGTCGTTACAAATATCGTGTTGCTTGAGGATAATATCAGGAAGTATTTAATTGAGGAAAAAGGTGCTAATCCCGATAAGCTCGGGCGGGTGCGATATTTTAAAACCGAAGATGTATTTGATTCTTTGTTTTTTCCTACAGAGGACAATCAAGGCAAGGGCTGTTTTATCCATGCGGGCGATTTAGTCGTTATTGATGAGGTTTGGAAGTATTTCGATACGGGGGTTAAAGTCTCGCGTGAAGCCCTCGCGTTTTTACGGTATCACGGACATTTTAAACATGCTCAGACTGGGATAACTTGCGATGTCATCTTAATTACTCAGGATGTTACCTCCTTACCGCGTTCAGTTAAAAACCTGATAGAACTCACTATCCATATTACAAAGTTAGTCGAGGCGGGGTTGCGTAATGCGTTTGTTATTCGCCATTTTCAGCAAACTACGATACAAGGACGTAATGCCGTTAAGCTTGGTGAAGATAGGAGTATCTTTGATAAGCGGTTTTTTGCTTTTTATAAGTCTCATGATGGCGATGTGGACGTAAAAGCGAATGAGTTAATAGTTGATAAACGTCAAGTTATTTGGAATAGTAAATTTTTTAAGTTCGCTATGCCACTTGTTGCATTAATGTTTATTGGGGGGTTATTCGTCTTTTATCGCATTATTGCAGGTTTAGAAGATAAGGCGAAGGCGAGTAATGAGCCTATTCTTGAGCCTGCGTCGGTGTCAGCTTCTAATCAATCGGGTGTCACTAGAACACGTTTACAAAAACCGCAAAAACCAGAAAAACCCGTATATTCAGGTGCTTCTATATTAGGTCATTATACAGTCGGCAATGATTTGTATGTGTGGATTGTGCAAGATAATCGCCCGCGTTTATTAATTAATCCGTTGAATTTCCGTATTTATAATATGCGATTGGAAGGAAGTTATAAGGGGGAAATTTTGGATAGTTTTTCGGGTGAACGTTATCATCTTGATGATGATGATGGCGGTGGAACAACGCTTGATTTGAAAGTGCCCTCTTTAAAATGA
- a CDS encoding type II secretion system protein GspD, which yields MMLSRLLLVLFCLYAVGVNAEEKPNAVSISFERIDIPTLLDMVYTDILHQNYLVHSAVLEKKDLLTVRLRPNFPLSQLDGFMRTLLLSYGITTDKQKDYIYFRPFESDKPELIQLQTLYYVPRFRSADYLLNLLVPVIANYRIQVQQNQVDTLSEKAGVAVNSDAIILLLPQNKVAEIQTLLTQLDKPAKQLHVRAYVYEVTNSKTENSNALQLAFNLLSGRLQINVGALRSSGQTVILNTGEFDLLYNVFSSDTRFKTLSSPSLFVRSGESAQFVVGTETPVLSGITNTDNYQSQQVEYRTSGVVFKIKPTVLEETIDLDVTQQISSFTNTTTGVSSSPTLLKREVTTRLNIQNKQLVVMSGLKENKLQDDNTYFPFTSFSMGSEQNEQTSDIVMFLYCELLDEVNQGKYFDNSHNLDEFIISLPDK from the coding sequence ATGATGCTATCTCGCTTATTACTCGTGCTGTTTTGTCTCTATGCTGTGGGCGTGAATGCAGAAGAAAAACCTAATGCGGTTTCGATTAGCTTTGAGCGGATTGATATACCAACATTGTTGGACATGGTTTATACCGATATTTTGCATCAAAACTATTTAGTACACAGTGCCGTATTAGAGAAAAAAGATTTATTGACGGTTCGATTGCGCCCTAATTTTCCCTTGTCTCAGCTAGACGGGTTTATGCGTACTCTGTTATTAAGTTATGGGATTACAACAGATAAACAGAAGGACTATATTTATTTTCGTCCTTTTGAGAGTGATAAACCCGAACTTATTCAGCTTCAGACTTTGTATTATGTGCCGCGTTTTCGTTCTGCGGATTATCTGTTAAATCTGTTAGTCCCTGTCATTGCAAATTATCGTATTCAGGTACAGCAGAATCAGGTCGATACGTTGTCTGAAAAAGCGGGCGTGGCGGTTAATAGTGATGCAATTATTTTGTTATTACCGCAAAACAAAGTTGCTGAGATTCAAACTTTATTAACGCAATTAGATAAACCCGCTAAACAATTACATGTTCGTGCTTATGTCTATGAAGTGACTAATAGTAAAACTGAGAATAGCAACGCTTTACAACTGGCGTTTAACCTGCTCAGTGGTCGCTTACAAATCAATGTCGGGGCGTTACGTTCTTCAGGTCAAACCGTTATTTTAAACACGGGTGAATTTGATTTGCTTTATAACGTCTTTTCTTCAGATACTCGCTTTAAAACCTTGTCCAGTCCTTCCCTCTTTGTCCGTTCGGGTGAATCTGCTCAGTTTGTTGTTGGGACTGAAACGCCCGTATTATCAGGCATCACGAATACAGATAATTATCAGTCTCAACAGGTGGAGTATAGAACCAGTGGCGTTGTATTTAAGATTAAACCTACCGTTTTAGAGGAAACCATTGATTTAGATGTAACTCAGCAGATTAGTAGTTTTACTAATACGACAACAGGAGTTTCTAGTAGTCCGACTTTGTTAAAACGTGAGGTAACAACTCGGCTTAATATTCAAAATAAGCAACTTGTTGTTATGTCTGGTTTAAAAGAGAATAAGTTACAAGATGATAATACTTATTTTCCGTTCACTAGCTTTTCTATGGGTTCTGAACAGAATGAACAAACTAGCGACATTGTTATGTTTTTGTATTGTGAGTTGTTAGATGAGGTTAATCAGGGTAAATATTTTGATAATTCTCATAATTTAGATGAGTTTATTATCTCTTTACCTGATAAATAG
- a CDS encoding ArdC family protein has protein sequence MNAPVQISNTLISIFSAVQIPTVENHLLTPKNSALLIAQCAERGITPSLIGGFKQWQKQGRTVRKGEKSLKIFAPRPFKKEENAGKDLETMTTAELMEIAKDTEKKKGFRYIVISVFDISQTEVLTTAETQEP, from the coding sequence ATGAACGCACCCGTCCAAATTAGCAACACCCTCATTAGTATCTTCTCAGCCGTCCAAATCCCTACTGTCGAAAACCACTTACTCACACCGAAAAACAGCGCGTTATTGATTGCTCAATGTGCAGAACGTGGAATAACCCCGTCACTTATTGGCGGTTTTAAACAATGGCAAAAGCAAGGACGCACAGTGAGAAAAGGTGAAAAATCGTTAAAAATCTTTGCACCACGTCCTTTTAAAAAAGAGGAAAACGCGGGTAAAGACCTTGAGACCATGACGACAGCCGAACTCATGGAAATTGCCAAAGACACGGAAAAAAAGAAAGGGTTCAGATACATCGTAATAAGCGTATTTGATATTTCACAAACTGAAGTATTAACCACCGCAGAAACCCAAGAACCCTAA
- a CDS encoding type ISP restriction/modification enzyme has translation MPLNLKPSSKAIKDYYAQIKDLLDANQQNEGAVAPKFSALIQHCLSQYPQLDLVEQYSIKRDGRKPLRADGALVDKQTKVLLYGIWEAKDSKDKLKKEVEKKFKEGYPKDNILFQSPDYVILYQYGNLVFEESAENPAHLITALELFLSYKPPVYEQWEEAIEAFKEKVGELGKALVNIINEELKKNKGFINAFEDFSQLCQASINPNLSQNAVIEMLVQHLLTERLFRTIFDNPDFASKNIIAQEIEKVIQALTAKSFSRKEFLKSLDRFYIAIEETASTIHAYSRKQDFLNAVYENFFQGFAVKVADTHGIVYTPQPIVDFMVNSVQEILKREFDKNLSSPDVHILDPFTGTGNFILRVMQEINPLSLEEKYKESLYCNEIMLLPYYVASMNIEHAFYEKTKKYEPFEGICLVDTFEMLEGRQHGFGFDIPKNIARVKKQKDSPIFVILGNPPYNAWQQNENDNNKNRKYPHLDNIITDTYAKNSKATNKISLSDAYIKAFAWATERLEGRESGVIAFVTNNGFLEGIATDGMRKHLSLNFSKIYHIDLKGNARTTGERRRQEGGNVFNDLIRVSVGITFLIKQPNPENKPTEINIFSVDDYLKGEEKQAILEEYHSIVKVPFKRSTVDKNYNWLTEGLEADFETFTPIGSKEGKAENSQLEGVIFKIYGVGVLTSRDVWAYNFNADELAKNIQLSIDTYNEHVSKYSRLTSKPKGKEEETKFIDDFVVYDDKKISWSRNLKRHLKSGKYTEFSQEKIRISLYRPFTKTFLFFDKVMNNDVYPSTHIFPTPKTEQENRVICTVNEAQIPFSSQITNYIPCVHVGGRQTQCFPFYIYTEDGTNRTENITDWALKHYREHYQDESLNKWDIFYYVYGLLHHEGYREKYQANLKRELARIPLLSDFWAISRIGKQLAELHLNYETQAEYKLEIDCPDRLDYRVEKMKFNKDKTAIIYNDSLTLKGIPAEALEYRLGNRSALDWIIDQYQVSTDKRSGITNDPNNLDDEQYIIRLVRQIITVSIETVKLVKELSKQPL, from the coding sequence ATGCCCTTGAATTTAAAGCCGAGCAGTAAAGCGATTAAGGATTATTACGCCCAAATAAAAGACCTGTTAGACGCAAATCAACAGAATGAGGGCGCAGTCGCTCCGAAGTTTTCCGCTTTGATACAACACTGTTTAAGCCAATACCCCCAACTTGATTTAGTCGAACAATATTCAATCAAACGGGATGGACGGAAGCCTTTACGTGCAGACGGAGCACTAGTAGATAAACAAACAAAAGTCTTGCTCTATGGGATATGGGAAGCGAAGGACAGCAAAGATAAGCTGAAGAAGGAAGTCGAGAAGAAGTTTAAAGAAGGCTATCCAAAGGACAATATATTATTTCAAAGTCCTGACTACGTTATTTTATATCAATACGGCAATCTCGTTTTTGAAGAATCCGCAGAGAACCCCGCGCACTTAATCACCGCTTTAGAACTGTTCCTAAGCTACAAACCACCCGTTTATGAACAATGGGAAGAGGCTATCGAGGCATTCAAGGAGAAAGTCGGGGAATTAGGCAAGGCTTTAGTCAACATTATCAATGAAGAACTGAAGAAAAATAAAGGATTTATTAATGCTTTTGAAGACTTTTCGCAGTTATGCCAAGCATCCATTAACCCGAACTTATCACAAAATGCGGTTATTGAGATGTTGGTACAACATTTATTAACAGAACGGTTATTCAGAACGATTTTTGATAATCCTGACTTTGCCAGCAAAAACATTATTGCTCAGGAAATTGAAAAAGTTATTCAAGCCTTAACCGCTAAATCATTTAGTCGTAAAGAATTCCTCAAAAGTCTCGACCGCTTCTATATCGCTATAGAAGAAACCGCCAGCACGATACATGCTTACAGTCGCAAACAAGACTTTCTAAACGCCGTTTATGAAAATTTCTTTCAAGGCTTCGCGGTTAAAGTCGCAGATACACACGGGATTGTTTACACCCCACAACCGATAGTTGATTTTATGGTGAACTCCGTTCAAGAGATTTTAAAGCGTGAGTTCGATAAAAACCTATCCAGTCCAGACGTTCACATTCTCGACCCGTTCACAGGCACAGGCAATTTTATCTTGCGAGTGATGCAAGAGATTAACCCGTTAAGTTTAGAGGAAAAATACAAAGAATCGTTATATTGTAATGAAATCATGCTACTGCCTTATTATGTTGCTAGCATGAATATAGAACATGCTTTTTATGAGAAAACCAAGAAATATGAACCGTTTGAAGGCATTTGTTTAGTTGACACGTTTGAAATGTTGGAAGGAAGGCAGCACGGTTTTGGGTTTGATATTCCGAAAAATATAGCGCGGGTAAAAAAGCAGAAAGACTCCCCTATTTTCGTGATATTAGGCAACCCCCCTTATAACGCTTGGCAACAAAACGAGAACGATAACAATAAAAATCGTAAATATCCGCATTTGGATAATATTATTACGGACACCTACGCAAAAAACTCTAAAGCCACTAATAAAATTTCATTATCTGATGCATACATTAAAGCCTTTGCGTGGGCAACAGAACGGCTAGAAGGGCGAGAAAGTGGGGTTATTGCGTTTGTGACAAATAACGGGTTTTTAGAAGGTATTGCTACTGATGGAATGCGGAAACATTTAAGCCTTAATTTTTCTAAAATTTATCACATCGACTTAAAAGGCAATGCAAGAACAACGGGAGAGCGCAGACGACAAGAAGGCGGTAATGTTTTTAATGACTTAATTCGTGTCAGTGTTGGTATTACTTTCCTTATTAAACAACCTAACCCTGAAAATAAACCCACTGAAATTAATATATTTTCTGTAGATGACTATCTAAAAGGAGAGGAAAAACAAGCTATTCTTGAGGAATACCACAGTATTGTAAAAGTACCATTTAAGCGTTCTACCGTAGATAAAAATTACAACTGGCTAACCGAAGGCTTAGAAGCCGACTTTGAAACCTTTACGCCTATAGGGTCAAAAGAGGGCAAAGCAGAAAATAGTCAACTAGAAGGGGTGATTTTTAAAATTTATGGTGTAGGTGTGTTAACTAGTCGTGATGTTTGGGCTTACAACTTCAATGCTGATGAGCTTGCTAAGAACATTCAGTTAAGTATCGATACGTATAACGAGCATGTATCTAAATACTCGCGTTTAACGTCTAAGCCAAAAGGTAAGGAAGAAGAAACAAAATTTATTGATGATTTTGTTGTTTATGATGATAAAAAAATCAGTTGGAGCAGAAACTTAAAACGTCATTTAAAAAGTGGCAAATATACTGAGTTCTCGCAAGAAAAAATAAGAATTTCTTTATACAGACCTTTTACAAAGACATTTCTTTTTTTTGATAAAGTTATGAATAATGATGTTTATCCATCTACACACATTTTCCCCACCCCAAAAACGGAACAAGAAAATCGAGTTATTTGTACTGTTAATGAGGCTCAAATCCCGTTCTCTTCACAAATAACAAACTATATTCCTTGTGTTCACGTTGGAGGAAGACAAACGCAATGCTTCCCTTTCTACATCTACACCGAAGACGGCACAAACCGCACAGAAAACATAACCGACTGGGCATTAAAACACTATCGCGAACACTACCAAGATGAAAGCCTGAATAAATGGGACATATTCTATTATGTCTATGGGCTACTACATCACGAAGGCTACCGAGAAAAATATCAAGCCAATTTAAAGCGAGAACTGGCGAGAATCCCCTTATTAAGCGATTTTTGGGCAATCAGTCGGATAGGCAAACAACTCGCAGAACTACATTTAAACTACGAAACCCAAGCCGAATACAAGTTAGAAATCGACTGCCCTGATAGACTTGATTATCGTGTTGAAAAGATGAAATTTAACAAAGACAAGACCGCGATAATTTACAACGACAGCCTGACACTAAAGGGAATCCCAGCCGAGGCTTTAGAATACCGCTTAGGCAACCGTAGTGCGTTAGATTGGATAATCGACCAGTACCAAGTCAGCACCGACAAACGCAGCGGCATCACCAACGACCCGAACAACCTAGACGACGAACAATACATAATCCGCCTAGTCCGTCAAATCATCACCGTGAGCATAGAAACGGTTAAACTTGTGAAAGAGTTATCAAAACAACCACTTTAA